From one Lotus japonicus ecotype B-129 chromosome 3, LjGifu_v1.2 genomic stretch:
- the LOC130744066 gene encoding zinc-finger homeodomain protein 8-like, with the protein MSDTEINFPPPGFEQEVVYKECKRNHAASLNCVSYDGCQEFLKENVESNTRDAMLCAVCGCHQNFHVKIRVNGETKPKKEMMSVTPKRKKRTVFTPNSKNQMKEFAERIGWKLTAAKKEEIEHLCLEIGISLKTFSVWLNNHRPRAIKMEKKVNGKARGNRRTSSFPIGI; encoded by the coding sequence ATGTCTGATACCGAGATCAACTTTCCCCCACCAGGTTTTGAGCAAGAGGTTGTGTACAAGGAGTGCAAGCGCAATCACGCGGCATCACTAAACTGTGTTTCCTATGATGGGTGCCAAGAGTTTCTCAAAGAAAATGTTGAGAGTAACACCAGAGATGCTATGTTATGTGCTGTTTGTGGGTGTCACCAAAATTTTCATGTGAAAATTAGGGTGAATGGAGAAACTAAACCTAAGAAGGAGATGATGTCGGTGACGCCGAAGAGGAAAAAGAGAACGGTTTTCACACCAAACTCGAAGAACCAGATGAAAGAATTTGCTGAAAGGATAGGGTGGAAACTTACAGCGGCTAAAAAGGAGGAAATTGAACATCTTTGCTTGGAGATTGGAATAAGTCTCAAAACATTCTCAGTGTGGTTGAACAATCATCGTCCTCGAGCgataaaaatggaaaaaaaagtgAATGGAAAAGCTAGGGGCAATCGCCGTACATCATCCTTTCCAATCGGCATTTGA